In Dasypus novemcinctus isolate mDasNov1 chromosome 10, mDasNov1.1.hap2, whole genome shotgun sequence, one DNA window encodes the following:
- the SLC43A3 gene encoding equilibrative nucleobase transporter 1 isoform X2: MACQGLPLHVATLLTGLLECLGFAGVLFGWASLVFVFKKERYFQELCDQNVGQLSNATALADCKAQDEKFSLIFTLASFMENFVTMPTGYIFDRFKTTVTRLIAIFLYTSASLTIAFTSANTAVLLFLAMPMLTVGGILFLMTNLQIGNLFGKHRSTIITLYNGAFDSSSAVFLVIKLLYQQDISLKTSFLFISVCSVWHVGRTLFLMPRGHIPYPVPANYRYGLCSGNDSGEEKKKPVEAKKMEQQSKELLSLKEETPAWQPEVHSFWKYAFSRRFAWHLVWLSVIQLWHYLFIGTLNSLLTTLTRGNRKRVSTYTNAFAITQFFGVLCAPWNGLLMDRLKQKYQKEARMTGSSVSVVALCSAVPSLVLTSLLCLGFALCASVPFLPLQYVTFILQVIGRSFLYGGNAAFLTLA, from the exons ATGGCGTGTCAGGGCCTGCCCTTGCATGTGGCCACGCTGCTGACCGGGCTGCTGGAATGCCTCGGCTTTGCCGGTGTCCTCTTCGGCTGGGCCTCACTGGtgtttgtcttcaaaaaagagcgCTACTTTCAGGAGCTGTGCGACCAGAATGTCGGGCAGCTGAGCAATGCCACGGCGCTGGCTG ACTGCAAAGCCCAGGATGAGAAGTTCTCGCTCATCTTCACCCTGGCATCCTTCATGGAGAACTTCGTGACAATGCCCACTGGCTACATCTTTGACCGCTTCAAGACTACCGTGACCCGCCTCATCGCCAT ATTTCTCTACACCAGTGCCTCACTCACCATAGCGTTCACCTCTGCAA ACACAGCTGTGCTTCTCTTCCTGGCCATGCCCATGCTCACGGTTGGAGGAATCCTGTTTCTGATGACCAATCTGCAG ATTGGGAACCTATTTGGTAAGCACCGATCCACTATCATCACCCTCTACAATGGGGCATTTGACTCCTCCTCGGCAGTCTTCCTTGTCATTAAG CTCCTTTATCAACAGGACATCAGCCTCAAGACCTCCTTCCTCTTCATTTCTGTCTGCAGTGTCTGGCATGTAGGACGTACTTTATTCCTGATGCCCCGTGGGCACATCCCTTACCCAGTCCCTGCTAACTACCGCTATGG CCTGTGCTCTGGGAATGACTCTGGAGAGGAGAAGAAGAAACCAGTCGAGGCCAAAAAGATGGAGCAGCAATCAAAGGAGCTCCTTTCATTGAAGGAAG AGACGCCAGCATGGCAGCCGGAAGTCCACTCCTTCTGGAAGTATGCTTTCTCTCGGCGCTTTGCCTGGCACCTGGTGTGGCTGTCTGTGATACAGCTGTGGCACTACCTCTTCATTGGCACTCTCAACTCACTGCTCACCACCCTGACCAGGGGCAACAGGAAGCGAG TCAGCACCTACACAAATGCATTTGCCATCACTCAGTTCTTCGGGGTGCTGTGTGCCCCCTGGAACGGCTTGCTCATGGACCGGCTTAAACAGAAGTACCAGAAGGAAGCGAGAATGACGG GTTCTTCAGTCTCGGTGGTGGCCCTTTGCTCGGCAGTGCCCTCGCTGGTCCTGACATCCCTGCTGTGTCTGGGCTTCGCCCTCTGTGCTTCagtccccttcctccccctccagtATGTCACCTTCATCCTGCAAGTGATCGGCCGCTCCTTCCTCTATGGAGGCAATGCTGCCTTCCTCACTCTCGC gTGA
- the SLC43A3 gene encoding equilibrative nucleobase transporter 1 isoform X1 gives MACQGLPLHVATLLTGLLECLGFAGVLFGWASLVFVFKKERYFQELCDQNVGQLSNATALADCKAQDEKFSLIFTLASFMENFVTMPTGYIFDRFKTTVTRLIAIFLYTSASLTIAFTSANTAVLLFLAMPMLTVGGILFLMTNLQIGNLFGKHRSTIITLYNGAFDSSSAVFLVIKLLYQQDISLKTSFLFISVCSVWHVGRTLFLMPRGHIPYPVPANYRYGLCSGNDSGEEKKKPVEAKKMEQQSKELLSLKEETPAWQPEVHSFWKYAFSRRFAWHLVWLSVIQLWHYLFIGTLNSLLTTLTRGNRKRVSTYTNAFAITQFFGVLCAPWNGLLMDRLKQKYQKEARMTGSSVSVVALCSAVPSLVLTSLLCLGFALCASVPFLPLQYVTFILQVIGRSFLYGGNAAFLTLAFPAEHFGKLFGLAMALSAVVSLLQFPIFTLIKGPLKDDPLYVNVTLMLVTLLTLVHPFLVYRECQAQRGRPSAAL, from the exons ATGGCGTGTCAGGGCCTGCCCTTGCATGTGGCCACGCTGCTGACCGGGCTGCTGGAATGCCTCGGCTTTGCCGGTGTCCTCTTCGGCTGGGCCTCACTGGtgtttgtcttcaaaaaagagcgCTACTTTCAGGAGCTGTGCGACCAGAATGTCGGGCAGCTGAGCAATGCCACGGCGCTGGCTG ACTGCAAAGCCCAGGATGAGAAGTTCTCGCTCATCTTCACCCTGGCATCCTTCATGGAGAACTTCGTGACAATGCCCACTGGCTACATCTTTGACCGCTTCAAGACTACCGTGACCCGCCTCATCGCCAT ATTTCTCTACACCAGTGCCTCACTCACCATAGCGTTCACCTCTGCAA ACACAGCTGTGCTTCTCTTCCTGGCCATGCCCATGCTCACGGTTGGAGGAATCCTGTTTCTGATGACCAATCTGCAG ATTGGGAACCTATTTGGTAAGCACCGATCCACTATCATCACCCTCTACAATGGGGCATTTGACTCCTCCTCGGCAGTCTTCCTTGTCATTAAG CTCCTTTATCAACAGGACATCAGCCTCAAGACCTCCTTCCTCTTCATTTCTGTCTGCAGTGTCTGGCATGTAGGACGTACTTTATTCCTGATGCCCCGTGGGCACATCCCTTACCCAGTCCCTGCTAACTACCGCTATGG CCTGTGCTCTGGGAATGACTCTGGAGAGGAGAAGAAGAAACCAGTCGAGGCCAAAAAGATGGAGCAGCAATCAAAGGAGCTCCTTTCATTGAAGGAAG AGACGCCAGCATGGCAGCCGGAAGTCCACTCCTTCTGGAAGTATGCTTTCTCTCGGCGCTTTGCCTGGCACCTGGTGTGGCTGTCTGTGATACAGCTGTGGCACTACCTCTTCATTGGCACTCTCAACTCACTGCTCACCACCCTGACCAGGGGCAACAGGAAGCGAG TCAGCACCTACACAAATGCATTTGCCATCACTCAGTTCTTCGGGGTGCTGTGTGCCCCCTGGAACGGCTTGCTCATGGACCGGCTTAAACAGAAGTACCAGAAGGAAGCGAGAATGACGG GTTCTTCAGTCTCGGTGGTGGCCCTTTGCTCGGCAGTGCCCTCGCTGGTCCTGACATCCCTGCTGTGTCTGGGCTTCGCCCTCTGTGCTTCagtccccttcctccccctccagtATGTCACCTTCATCCTGCAAGTGATCGGCCGCTCCTTCCTCTATGGAGGCAATGCTGCCTTCCTCACTCTCGC TTTCCCTGCAGAGCATTTTGGGAAGCTGTTCGGGTTAGCGATGGCCTTGTCAGCTGTTGTGTCCCTGCTCCAGTTCCCCATCTTCACCCTCATCAAAGGGCCCTTGAAGGATGACCCGTTGTAC gTGAACGTGACGCTGATGCTTGTCACCCTTCTGACGCTCGTCCACCCCTTCCTGGTGTACCGGGAGTGCCAAGCTCAGAGAGGGAGACCCTCTGCGGCCCTCTAG